The Methanocella arvoryzae MRE50 genome includes a region encoding these proteins:
- a CDS encoding GNAT family N-acetyltransferase — MMCEPEPRLKHLEKGHGLPLEYSGIIDEARNAVASTAAGKVQQWMLESIDSIQAGKYDLLVMHCGDYVAGIMGYNILENDVQIYFCHVRAPYRVCEGWFFRTAVSLFKEQGLQIVRTSFQWPSPDEYVKVAGELGFIELERISMLRENDSSYSDKPLPEGIEIQPWSDAFLLEAGQLLFAEANPVDRQIYPQLKSLEGTVGQLSKITCNFYGNFLPSQSMVALQDGKLIGLLLATEFGNELILIAEIAVAKSHRGRGIASAMLGRLIRSSAVLGKRQMELVVNSQNREAIRLYERKGFLSSVTFKQYILVYR; from the coding sequence ATGATGTGTGAACCAGAACCCCGCCTGAAGCACCTAGAAAAAGGGCATGGGCTGCCCCTTGAATATTCAGGGATCATCGATGAGGCACGGAATGCCGTAGCATCCACTGCTGCCGGTAAGGTGCAGCAGTGGATGCTGGAGAGCATCGATTCTATTCAGGCCGGCAAATACGACCTGCTTGTCATGCATTGCGGCGATTATGTAGCAGGCATCATGGGCTATAATATTCTGGAAAACGATGTCCAGATCTACTTTTGCCACGTGAGAGCGCCCTATCGTGTATGCGAAGGCTGGTTTTTCCGAACGGCGGTCAGCCTGTTCAAGGAGCAGGGTTTGCAGATCGTGAGGACGAGCTTCCAGTGGCCTTCCCCGGACGAATACGTCAAAGTAGCGGGGGAACTCGGCTTCATAGAACTGGAGCGCATCAGTATGCTGAGAGAAAACGACTCCAGCTACTCTGATAAGCCACTGCCCGAAGGGATAGAAATTCAGCCCTGGTCAGACGCTTTCCTCCTCGAAGCCGGGCAACTGCTCTTCGCGGAGGCGAACCCGGTAGACCGGCAGATCTACCCTCAGCTCAAGTCCCTCGAAGGCACCGTGGGCCAGCTCTCGAAAATTACCTGCAACTTCTACGGTAATTTCCTGCCGTCGCAATCTATGGTAGCGCTTCAGGACGGAAAGCTGATCGGCCTGCTGCTGGCTACAGAGTTTGGAAACGAGCTGATCCTGATCGCCGAGATCGCCGTCGCAAAAAGCCACCGGGGCAGAGGTATCGCCAGCGCCATGCTGGGCAGGCTTATCCGCTCCAGTGCGGTGCTCGGAAAGAGGCAGATGGAACTCGTGGTCAACTCGCAGAACCGGGAAGCGATCAGGCTTTATGAGCGCAAAGGGTTCCTGTCGTCGGTTACGTTCAAGCAGTACATACTCGTGTATAGGTAG